Proteins encoded together in one Nostoc sp. PCC 7524 window:
- a CDS encoding potassium-transporting ATPase subunit F yields MEFLPQAFSEVFDFIASKHNRIPLSLFVLLCFNVILAPAVQAATPGEISRTASYALALLGLVTVSVCIYLFVVIFQPEKF; encoded by the coding sequence ATGGAATTTTTACCACAAGCTTTTTCGGAAGTGTTTGACTTTATAGCTAGCAAACACAATCGTATTCCTCTATCTCTGTTTGTGCTGCTGTGTTTTAATGTCATACTCGCGCCAGCAGTACAAGCAGCAACACCTGGAGAAATATCACGTACGGCATCTTACGCTCTTGCTCTTTTGGGATTGGTGACTGTGAGTGTGTGCATTTATTTGTTCGTTGTCATTTTTCAACCGGAGAAATTCTAA
- the kdpC gene encoding K(+)-transporting ATPase subunit C translates to MSHIRQLNKAVRSTLALWLLTALIYPLFMLICGQIALPFQANGSLITNTQGQVIGSVLIGQPFNSDRYFWSRPSTVEYSTSPEVPITGVSGASNLAPANPELLKRIQLEIAQLRQANIQPTGDLVYTSGSGLDPHISIAAAQAQVQRVATARKINPSQIQSLIDENIDGRFLSIFGEPGVNVLKLNLALETLQPNL, encoded by the coding sequence ATGAGTCACATACGTCAACTCAATAAAGCTGTGCGTTCTACCTTGGCACTGTGGTTATTAACAGCATTAATTTATCCTTTATTTATGTTGATTTGTGGACAGATAGCATTGCCTTTCCAGGCTAACGGCAGCTTAATTACTAATACTCAAGGGCAAGTTATAGGTTCAGTATTGATTGGTCAGCCTTTTAATAGCGATCGCTATTTCTGGAGTCGTCCCAGTACAGTTGAGTATAGTACAAGTCCAGAAGTCCCCATTACAGGAGTATCGGGAGCCAGCAACCTTGCACCCGCCAATCCCGAACTCCTTAAACGGATTCAACTAGAAATAGCACAGTTGCGACAAGCCAATATTCAACCGACTGGCGATTTAGTTTATACTTCTGGCTCCGGTTTAGATCCACACATTAGTATTGCCGCAGCCCAAGCACAAGTGCAACGTGTCGCCACTGCCCGCAAGATTAACCCGTCCCAAATTCAAAGCTTGATAGACGAAAACATTGATGGTAGATTCCTGAGTATTTTTGGCGAACCTGGAGTTAATGTTTTAAAACTAAATCTGGCATTAGAGACTTTGCAACCCAATCTTTAG
- a CDS encoding HNH endonuclease has translation MNKTPRIRIPSEVRKYVFHRDKYQCQSCGKTGLETELTIDHIIPLARGGQNDISNLHTLCFTCNRRKTDKPDYRFRQHFET, from the coding sequence ATGAACAAAACCCCACGGATTCGCATTCCGTCAGAAGTAAGAAAATATGTATTTCACCGTGACAAATACCAATGTCAAAGTTGTGGTAAAACAGGCTTAGAAACTGAACTAACTATTGACCATATTATCCCTTTGGCTCGTGGGGGACAAAATGATATCAGCAACTTGCATACTCTTTGCTTCACCTGTAACCGACGTAAAACTGACAAACCTGATTACCGATTTCGGCAACATTTTGAAACTTAA